In a single window of the Diabrotica undecimpunctata isolate CICGRU chromosome 11, icDiaUnde3, whole genome shotgun sequence genome:
- the LOC140452657 gene encoding uncharacterized protein, whose protein sequence is MSSDLWWYGHSLLKSNDYPTQFSLPDDIPELKTAEVITLSATLDFSLIKQFSSLIKLKRCTAYILRFINNCKISKSSLHERASGALTSQEISTAMFYLVRIVQNECFSEEIRNLTKKGPISPKGKLISLQPFLDSNRILRVGGRLKNSSYSFEKRHPILLPSNNYFTDLILLDLHVKLCHAGPLLLLSTIRNEFWPIHGKNSAKRIVHKCIRCCRASSPKNLSPIMGDLPKDRVDPSPPFYITGVDYAGYFLVKDQKGRGCKLLKAYVALFVCFTTRAVHLELVSDLTTHSFIAAFKRFVSRRGKPLKIYSDNGTNFQGANRELKEFYDFIKTNKREIQDHSIIESIEWHFIPPQSPHFGGLWEAGVKSMKSHLKRVVGNAHLTYEEFCTIQK, encoded by the coding sequence ATGTCTTCTGACTTATGGTGGTATGGACATTCCTTGCTTAAATCAAATGATTATCCTACACAATTTTCTCTTCCAGATGACATTCCGGAGTTAAAGACTGCCGAGGTCATTACTTTGTCTGCCACATTAGACTTTTCATTAATAAAGCAATTCTCTAGTTTGATTAAGTTAAAGAGATGTACTGCTTATATTCTGAGATTCATTAATAATTGCAAAATATCCAAGTCTTCCCTTCATGAGAGAGCTTCAGGTGCTTTAACTTCTCAGGAGATTTCAACCGCTATGTTTTACCTAGTAAGGATAGTTCAGAATGAATGTTTCTCGGAAGAAATACGCAATTTGACAAAAAAGGGGCCTATAAGCCCAAAAGGCAAACTCATTTCGTTGCAACCATTTCTCGATTCAAATCGAATACTTCGTGTTGGTGGTAGATTAAAAAATTCATCGTATTCTTTTGAGAAAAGACATCCGATTTTGCTACCatctaataattattttactgaCTTAATTCTTTTAGACCTGCACGTTAAACTCTGTCATGCAGGTCCTCTTCTTCTTTTATCTACAATTCGAAATGAATTTTGGCCTATTCATGGTAAAAATTCAGCCAAGCGTATCGTCCATAAATGTATTAGGTGTTGTCGTGCAAGTTCACCTAAAAATCTGTCTCCAATTATGGGTGATTTACCGAAGGATCGTGTTGACCCATCCCCTCCTTTTTATATCACAGGCGTAGATTACGCAGGTTATTTTTTAGTCAAGGATCAAAAGGGGCGTGGATGCAAACTTTTAAAGGCATATGTAGCCTTATTCGTGTGTTTCACAACTCGTGCTGTTCATTTAGAACTCGTATCTGATTTAACTACTCATTCATTTATAGCAGCCTTTAAGCGCTTTGTAAGCAGAAGAGGAAAGCCTCTTAAGATATACTCTGATAATGGAACTAACTTTCAGGGTGCTAATCGTGAACTAAAAGAGTTTTATGATTTTATTAAGACTAATAAGCGTGAGATTCAAGACCATTCAATAATCGAAAGTATTGAATGGCACTTCATACCTCCACAATCGCCGCACTTCGGTGGCCTTTGGGAGGCCGGCGTTAAGTCAATGAAATCGCATTTAAAACGCGTCGTCGGCAATGCTCACCTCACGTATGAGGAATTCTGTACAATACAGAAGTAG
- the LOC140452659 gene encoding uncharacterized protein: MCDSDTLTYKVADLPNPNKVTKRIILSRIAQIYDPLGLLSACTITAKIIMQIFWQEKQGWDESVPQIIFTQWQHFKEKLLRLNNIEIPRYVKLKDSISCELHGFSDASNKAYGAAIYVKSVDSDGHVLVCLLCAKSKVAPLKVISIPRLELCGALLLARLSERVIKSSDINFDKVFHWSDSTITLAWIRTQSKLLKTFVGNRVAEIQKGKVGTT; this comes from the coding sequence ATGTGTGATTCGGACACACTAACATATAAGGTAGCTGATTTACCTAATCCTAATAAGGTAACGAAGAGAATAATTCTTTCTCGTATTGCTCAGATCTATGATCCTCTTGGGCTGCTTAGCGCTTGCACAATTACGGCCAAGATTATAATGCAAATTTTTTGGCAAGAAAAGCAAGGCTGGGATGAATCTGTTCCTCAAATCATTTTTACGCAGTGGCAGCATTTTAAGGAGAAATTACTTAGATTAAATAATATCGAAATACCTAGGTACGTAAAATTAAAGGATTCGATCTCTTGTGAGCTACATGGTTTTTCTGATGCCAGCAACAAGGCATATGGTGCTGCAATCTATGTTAAGAGTGTTGATTCTGATGGACATGTTTTGGTTTGTCTGTTATGCGCAAAATCCAAGGTTGCACCCCTTAAGGTGATTAGTATACCTCGTTTGGAATTGTGCGGCGCATTGTTACTTGCTCGCTTGTCTGAAAGGGTAATCAAGTCCTCAGATATCAATTTCGATAAAGTATTTCATTGGTCTGATTCTACTATCACTCTGGCATGGATACGCACACAGTCAAAACTATTAAAGACGTTTGTAGGAAATCGTGTCGCTGAGATTCAGAAAGGAAAAGTTGGCACCACGTAG
- the LOC140452660 gene encoding uncharacterized protein, translated as MTRESVSYCNFSRNDSSSDLNVQLQKFWELENYTEPVLSEENLICEKHFSSTVKRNDEGRFITNIPLRGSIANIGDSKRQASKRFLNLEKKLHKNDVLKRMYTEFMEEYIQLGHMFKVDDSQQSFSYYLPHHGVLKDDSLTTKLRMVFDGSFPSFSGLSINDIQISGPTIQDDLFLILLRFRQYAFVVSADITKMYRQVLVDPEQRALQQIFWRSSPSDTLSTYQLNTVTYGTASASFQVIRCLF; from the coding sequence ATGACAAGGGAATCAGTTTCATATTGCAACTTCAGTAGAAATGATTCAAGTTCTGACTTAAATGTTCAGTTACAAAAATTCTGGGAACTCGAAAACTACACGGAACCTGTACTTTCCGAGGAAAACTTAATATGCGAAAAACACTTCTCCTCAACGGTGAAGAGAAATGACGAAGGTCGCTTTATCACCAATATACCTCTGAGGGGCTCCATTGCAAATATAGGTGATTCAAAGCGACAGGCATCAAAACGTTTTCTCAACTTGGAGAAAAAACTTCATAAAAATGACGTCCTAAAAAGGATGTATACCGAATTTATGGAAGAATACATACAACTTGGTCACATGTTCAAGGTTGATGATAGTCAACAGAGCTTTTCGTATTATCTTCCCCATCACGGGGTCTTAAAGGATGACAGTCTCACCACAAAGCTTCGTATGGTGTTCGACGGTtcctttccatctttttctggtcTATCAATAAATGACATTCAAATTTCGGGTCCTACCATTCAGGACGAtctattcttaattttattgcgTTTTCGACAATATGCATTTGTTGTTTCTGCtgatattacaaaaatgtatcGTCAGGTGCTCGTGGATCCTGAACAACGAGCACTTCAGCAAATTTTCTGGCGTTCTTCTCCTTCTGATACTCTGAGCACATATCAGCTAAATACGGTCACATATGGAACAGCTTCAGCTTCGTTTCAGGTCATTCGTTGCTTATTTTAG
- the LOC140452661 gene encoding uncharacterized protein produces the protein MVMQFLVGQDEPSASQSTIQEGNNDKEEADNNINDVDSDNSKTVLNINIEKQSDNLVIEVETRLADIEPVINEFEKIQYEIENISKNVSEELDNRERRLVFKFHYLRASLGGEAAQVISSLEISAANYDIAWNLLCERFANTRLLIYNYTKALFDLQPIPKESSTHLRQLIDNVSKNLRSLESLQQPVHSWDSLLIFMIASKLDALTAREWESYRSGSDLPTFEDMIAFLKGKADLLEKLEVSKVTYKSDRQSKFSRQSQSFLSFNRKACTFCKEDHKIYNCAKFLWASTQERIKHARDSKLCTNCLYSGHFSSNCKYGACKKCKAKHHSLLHLDKQSVHTTDTNQRVESEPEHQVSLSAHSNVAQSILSTAVVQIFDKNGRVHQCRAFLDCS, from the exons ATGGTAATGCAGTTTCTCGTGGGTCAGGACGAACCTAGTGCTTCACAAAGTACTATACAGGAAGGGAATAATGATAAGGAAGAAGCAGATAATAATATAAACGATGTGGACAGTGATAATtcaaaaactgttttaaacatCAAT ATTGAAAAACAATCTGACAATTTAGTTATTGAGGTAGAAACCAGGTTAGCAGATATAGAGCCTGTTATAAATGAATTCGAAAAAATTCAATACGAAATAGAAAACATTTCGAAGAATGTTTCTGAGGAATTAGACAATAGGGAAaggaggttagtcttt AAGTTCCATTATCTTCGGGCATCTCTAGGTGGAGAAGCTGCACAGGTTATCAGCTCATTAGAGATTTCGGCCGCGAATTATGATATAGCATGGAACTTACTATGCGAAAGGTTTGCAAACACGCGTCTTTTGATCTACAATTATACAAAGGCCTTATTTGATTTGCAACCCATTCCAAAAGAATCTTCTACTCATCTTCGTCAACTAATTGACAATGTTTCGAAAAACTTGCGTTCGCTAGAATCTCTTCAGCAACCTGTCCATTCTTGGGACTCTCTGTTAATATTCATGATAGCAAGCAAGTTAGATGCCCTCACTGCGAGGGAATGGGAATCATATAGATCCGGAAGTGATCTTCCTACCTTTGAAGATATGATCGCATTCTTGAAAGGCAAAGCTGATCTTCTAGAGAAGCTAGAAGTATCGAAAGTTACGTATAAATCGGACAGGCAGTCCAAATTCTCAAGGCAGTCGCAATCTTTTCTCTCGTTCAATAGAAAAGCATGTACGTTCTGCAAAGAAGATCATAAAATATATAACTGCGCTAAATTCTTGTGGGCTTCGACCCAAGAGCGAATCAAACACGCTAGGGATTcaaaactttgtacaaattgcCTTTATTCTGGCCATTTTAGCTCCAACTGCAAATATGGAGCGTGTAAAAAATGTAAGGCAAAACACCATAGTTTGTTGCATTTAGATAAACAATCCGTTCACACTACCGATACTAATCAGCGGGTGGAGTCTGAACCTGAACACCAAGTGTCTCTTTCAGCTCACTCGAATGTAGCTCAATCAATTTTGTCTACAGCTGTCGTTCAAATATTCGATAAAAACGGTAGGGTTCATCAATGTAGGGCTTTTCTTGATTGTAGCTGA